One window of Acidobacteriaceae bacterium genomic DNA carries:
- a CDS encoding winged helix-turn-helix domain-containing protein yields MRNGRTVRLPAQPLLVLRILLDRAGEVVTREVLQGQLWSDVAFGDFDNGLNKAVGKLRDALQLLEGDSNLIQTIPRRGYRVNAEVDWIGPPIRPISVAEARPVEQPSSSAGPDKAGFWLGMGLAPALLLGAGIAASHLSSGLYRSSPAPAIRSLAVLPLINLSRNPDEEYLADGITEELSTDLSHAKSLRVISRASTSGFQGSRLSIPEIAEQLHVDAVIEGTCCVPTTPFAPPSGSLPPSPSGRYGRPPTSGADPRFDAIVKKTGLYDN; encoded by the coding sequence ATGCGAAACGGACGTACTGTTCGCCTTCCGGCGCAACCGCTCCTCGTCCTTCGTATCCTGCTGGACCGCGCCGGCGAGGTCGTTACACGCGAGGTGTTGCAAGGGCAGCTCTGGTCGGATGTAGCGTTCGGTGATTTCGACAATGGCCTGAATAAAGCAGTTGGGAAACTGCGCGACGCCCTCCAGCTCCTCGAGGGCGACTCCAACCTCATTCAGACAATTCCGCGCAGAGGATACCGTGTAAATGCGGAGGTCGATTGGATTGGTCCGCCGATCCGCCCGATAAGCGTTGCGGAGGCGCGGCCTGTCGAGCAACCGTCTTCGTCTGCGGGACCCGACAAAGCCGGCTTCTGGCTCGGCATGGGTCTGGCGCCCGCACTCCTTCTTGGTGCCGGAATCGCCGCGTCGCATCTCTCCAGCGGTTTATACCGCTCCAGTCCCGCACCAGCGATTCGCTCACTCGCGGTCTTGCCCCTGATCAATCTTTCCCGCAACCCGGATGAGGAGTATCTCGCTGATGGTATTACCGAGGAACTCAGCACGGACCTGTCCCACGCGAAGTCTCTGCGAGTGATCTCCCGCGCCTCGACCAGCGGGTTCCAGGGATCGCGCCTGTCCATCCCTGAAATTGCCGAACAACTCCACGTGGACGCTGTGATTGAGGGGACGTGCTGCGTTCCAACAACACCATTCGCACCACCATCCGGCTCATTACCTCCCAGCCCGAGCGGCAGATATGGGCGTCCTCCTACGAGCGGGGCCGACCCGCGCTTCGATGCCATCGTGAAAAAGACGGGCCTTTACGACAACTAA
- a CDS encoding LacI family DNA-binding transcriptional regulator, with product MKKEENQTAAGIKEIAKLLGISIGTVDRALHARPGISPKTRAKVLKKAEELNYRPNVAARSLKLNRRLRIAVHLPHQITSFFDPLRDGIRSAAAASAGVAVDLDFRTYPYIGKGDVESLEADIGGGFDGIILTPGDPAKFDPLIRRITAQGIPVVCVASDAPRSGRLASVTVDAGISGAIAAELFSRTLKKPGTVATITGDLNTLDHAEKLKGFAAALATMAPHLSLRPAIESHDRPKDAARATVALINHKPRPAGIYISTANSLPVLSALEERNVLDQIHVIATDLFPELLSFLEHGKILATLYQRPFTQGKVAFEALIRYLRDGVAPDPATRLAPHIILRSNLPLFADRLAQEGTENDS from the coding sequence ATGAAGAAGGAAGAGAACCAGACTGCCGCGGGCATCAAGGAGATTGCCAAACTTCTGGGAATCTCAATCGGGACAGTCGACCGCGCGTTGCACGCACGGCCGGGAATCAGCCCGAAGACTCGCGCCAAAGTACTCAAGAAGGCCGAAGAGCTCAATTACAGACCCAACGTCGCAGCCCGAAGCCTGAAGCTGAATCGCCGTCTTCGCATCGCTGTTCATCTTCCACATCAGATCACCTCCTTTTTTGATCCGCTCCGCGATGGCATTCGGTCAGCTGCGGCCGCGAGCGCCGGCGTCGCCGTGGATTTGGACTTTCGCACCTATCCCTATATCGGCAAGGGCGACGTCGAATCGTTGGAAGCCGACATTGGCGGCGGCTTTGACGGCATAATTCTGACTCCAGGGGATCCGGCGAAATTCGATCCGCTGATCAGGCGCATTACTGCGCAGGGCATCCCGGTCGTCTGCGTGGCCAGCGATGCTCCCCGGAGCGGCCGCCTGGCATCAGTGACGGTGGACGCAGGAATCAGCGGGGCAATTGCTGCCGAGCTGTTTTCGCGAACGCTGAAGAAGCCGGGAACGGTTGCGACCATCACAGGCGATCTGAACACGCTCGATCACGCTGAGAAGCTGAAGGGATTTGCGGCTGCACTGGCGACCATGGCACCTCATCTTTCGCTCCGCCCTGCGATCGAGAGTCACGATCGTCCGAAAGACGCTGCTCGCGCGACGGTCGCGCTTATAAATCACAAGCCCCGTCCTGCGGGAATCTACATCAGCACCGCGAATAGCCTGCCGGTCCTTAGCGCGCTGGAAGAGCGGAATGTACTCGATCAGATTCACGTGATCGCCACCGACCTCTTTCCAGAGCTGCTTAGTTTTTTGGAACATGGGAAGATCCTGGCTACGCTCTACCAACGGCCTTTCACTCAAGGCAAAGTCGCCTTCGAAGCGCTGATCCGCTACTTGCGAGATGGGGTCGCGCCCGACCCGGCGACGCGCTTAGCACCGCATATCATTTTACGTAGCAATCTGCCTCTGTTTGCTGATCGCCTTGCGCAGGAAGGGACTGAGAACGATAGCTGA